The following are encoded together in the Drosophila takahashii strain IR98-3 E-12201 chromosome X, DtakHiC1v2, whole genome shotgun sequence genome:
- the dnc gene encoding 3',5'-cyclic-AMP phosphodiesterase isoform X10: MLNKNSAASQSLPRVHSFFNMIPSIMQDDLAVTILNDRDNMFSIKSQRSHGEDLIVTPFAQILASLRSVRNNLLSLTNVPASNKRPNQSSSASRSGNPSGAPLSQGEEAYTRLATDTIEELDWCLDQLETIQTHRSVSDMASLKFKRMLNKELSHFSESSRSGNQISEYICSTFLDKQQEFDLPSLRVEDNPELVAANAAASGQQSAGQYARSRSPRGPPMSQISGVKRPLSHTNSFTGERLPTFGVETPRENELGTLLGELDTWGIQIFSIGEFSVNRPLTSVAYTIFQSRELLTSLMIPPKTFLNFMTTLEDHYVKDNPFHNSLHAADVTQSTNVLLNTPALEGVFTPLEVGGALFAACIHDVDHPGLTNQFLVNSSSELALMYNDESVLENHHLAVAFKLLQNQGCDIFCNMQKKQRQTLRKMVIDIVLSTDMSKHMSLLADLKTMVETKKVAGSGVLLLDNYTDRIQVLENLVHCADLSNPTKPLPLYKRWVALLMEEFFLQGDKERESGMDISPMCDRHNATIEKSQVGFIDYIVHPLWETWADLVHPDAQDILDTLEENRDYYQSMIPPSPPPSGVDENPQEDRIRFQVTLEESDQENLAELEEGDESGGESTTTGTTGTTAASALGGAGGGGGAGGGVAPRTGGCQNQPQHGGM; the protein is encoded by the exons ATGCTCAACAAAAACTCAGCTGCATCGCAGTCGCTGCCGCGAGTGCACAGCTTCTTCAACATGATACCCTCGATAATGCAGGACGATCTGGCTGTGACCATACTGAACGATCGGGACAACATGTTCTCCATTAAGTCGCAGCGCAG ccaTGGCGAGGATCTCATTGTGACGCCTTTCGCCCAAATTTTAGCCAGCTTACGTTCAGTGCGCAACAATTTATTAAGTCTGACAAATGTTCCAGCATCAAACAA GCGGCCCAACCAATCCTCGTCGGCCTCCCGATCGGGAAATCCCTCGGGAGCCCCGCTGTCCCAGGGCGAGGAGGCCTACACCCGCCTGGCCACCGACACCATCGAGGAGCTGGACTGGTGCCTCGACCAGCTGGAGACCATCCAGACCCATCGCAGCGTCTCCGACATGGCTTCGCTCAAG TTCAAACGCATGCTCAACAAGGAGCTGTCACACTTCAGCGAGTCCAGCAGATCGGGAAATCAGATTTCCGAGTACATTTGTTCCACATTTTTGG ACAAGCAGCAGGAGTTCGACTTGCCGTCGCTGCGCGTGGAGGATAATCCGGAGCTGGTGGCCGCCAATGCCGCCGCCAGCGGCCAGCAGTCCGCTGGCCAGTACGCCCGCTCCCGCTCCCCCCGCGGCCCGCCCATGTCGCAGATCAGCGGCGTGAAGCGGCCCCTTTCGCACACCAACAGCTTCACCGGCGAACGGCTGCCCACCTTCGGCGTGGAGACGCCCAGGGAGAACGAGCTGGGCACCCTGCTCGGCGAACTGGACACCTGGGGCATCCAGATATTCAGCATCGGCGAGTTCAGCGTCAACCGACCGCTCACCAGTGTGGCATACACCATATTTCAG AGTAGAGAATTACTGACCAGTCTTATGATACCACCGAAAACTTTTCTTAACTTTATGACTACTCTGGAGGACCACTACGTCAAAGACAATCCGTTTCACAATTCGCTGCATGCCGCCGACGTGACCCAGAGCACCAATGTGCTACTCAATACACCGGCGCTGGAGGGCGTATTCACACCGCTCGAGGTGGGCGGGGCACTGTTCGCCGCTTGCATCCACGATGTTGATCATCCCGGCTTAACCAATCAGTTCTTGGTTAACTCAA GTTCCGAACTAGCATTAATGTACAATGACGAATCTGTTTTGGAAAATCATCATTTAGCTGTTGCCTTTAAATTATTGCAAAATCAAGGATGTGATATATTCTGTAATATGCAAAA GAAACAACGCCAAACATTGAGGAAAATGGTTATTGATATTGTGCTGTCCACGGACATGTCCAAGCACATGAGTCTGCTGGCCGACCTGAAGACAATGGTGGAAACCAAGAAGGTGGCCGGCTCCGGAGTCCTGCTGCTGGACAACTACACCGATCGCATACAG gtGCTCGAGAATCTGGTGCACTGCGCCGATCTGAGCAATCCCACCAAGCCGCTGCCGCTTTACAAGCGCTGGGTGGCCCTGCTCATGGAGGAGTTCTTCCTGCAGGGCGACAAGGAGCGCGAGTCGGGCATGGACATCAGTCCCATGTGCGATCGCCACAACGCCACCATCGAGAAGTCGCAGGTGGGCTTCATCGACTATATCGTCCACCCGCTGTGGGAGACCTGGGCGGACCTGGTGCACCCGGACGCCCAGGACATACTCGACACGCTTGAAGAGAACAGAGACTACTACCAGAGCATGATACCGCCCTCGCCGCCGCCGTCGGGGGTCGATGAGAATCCGCAGGAGGACAGGATACGCTTTCAA GTAACCCTGGAGGAGTCCGACCAGGAGAACCTCGCCGAGCTGGAGGAGGGCGACGAGAGTGGCGGCGAGAGCACCACCACCGGAACAACCGGAACCACCGCCGCCTCCGCGCTGGGCGGGGCTGGGGGCGGTGGCGGTGCtggcgggggcgtggcacccagGACGGGTGGCTGCCAAAACCAACCGCAGCACGGTGGAATGTGA
- the dnc gene encoding 3',5'-cyclic-AMP phosphodiesterase isoform X14, giving the protein MASLKFKRMLNKELSHFSESSRSGNQISEYICSTFLDKQQEFDLPSLRVEDNPELVAANAAASGQQSAGQYARSRSPRGPPMSQISGVKRPLSHTNSFTGERLPTFGVETPRENELGTLLGELDTWGIQIFSIGEFSVNRPLTSVAYTIFQSRELLTSLMIPPKTFLNFMTTLEDHYVKDNPFHNSLHAADVTQSTNVLLNTPALEGVFTPLEVGGALFAACIHDVDHPGLTNQFLVNSSSELALMYNDESVLENHHLAVAFKLLQNQGCDIFCNMQKKQRQTLRKMVIDIVLSTDMSKHMSLLADLKTMVETKKVAGSGVLLLDNYTDRIQVLENLVHCADLSNPTKPLPLYKRWVALLMEEFFLQGDKERESGMDISPMCDRHNATIEKSQVGFIDYIVHPLWETWADLVHPDAQDILDTLEENRDYYQSMIPPSPPPSGVDENPQEDRIRFQVTLEESDQENLAELEEGDESGGESTTTGTTGTTAASALGGAGGGGGAGGGVAPRTGGCQNQPQHGGM; this is encoded by the exons ATGGCTTCGCTCAAG TTCAAACGCATGCTCAACAAGGAGCTGTCACACTTCAGCGAGTCCAGCAGATCGGGAAATCAGATTTCCGAGTACATTTGTTCCACATTTTTGG ACAAGCAGCAGGAGTTCGACTTGCCGTCGCTGCGCGTGGAGGATAATCCGGAGCTGGTGGCCGCCAATGCCGCCGCCAGCGGCCAGCAGTCCGCTGGCCAGTACGCCCGCTCCCGCTCCCCCCGCGGCCCGCCCATGTCGCAGATCAGCGGCGTGAAGCGGCCCCTTTCGCACACCAACAGCTTCACCGGCGAACGGCTGCCCACCTTCGGCGTGGAGACGCCCAGGGAGAACGAGCTGGGCACCCTGCTCGGCGAACTGGACACCTGGGGCATCCAGATATTCAGCATCGGCGAGTTCAGCGTCAACCGACCGCTCACCAGTGTGGCATACACCATATTTCAG AGTAGAGAATTACTGACCAGTCTTATGATACCACCGAAAACTTTTCTTAACTTTATGACTACTCTGGAGGACCACTACGTCAAAGACAATCCGTTTCACAATTCGCTGCATGCCGCCGACGTGACCCAGAGCACCAATGTGCTACTCAATACACCGGCGCTGGAGGGCGTATTCACACCGCTCGAGGTGGGCGGGGCACTGTTCGCCGCTTGCATCCACGATGTTGATCATCCCGGCTTAACCAATCAGTTCTTGGTTAACTCAA GTTCCGAACTAGCATTAATGTACAATGACGAATCTGTTTTGGAAAATCATCATTTAGCTGTTGCCTTTAAATTATTGCAAAATCAAGGATGTGATATATTCTGTAATATGCAAAA GAAACAACGCCAAACATTGAGGAAAATGGTTATTGATATTGTGCTGTCCACGGACATGTCCAAGCACATGAGTCTGCTGGCCGACCTGAAGACAATGGTGGAAACCAAGAAGGTGGCCGGCTCCGGAGTCCTGCTGCTGGACAACTACACCGATCGCATACAG gtGCTCGAGAATCTGGTGCACTGCGCCGATCTGAGCAATCCCACCAAGCCGCTGCCGCTTTACAAGCGCTGGGTGGCCCTGCTCATGGAGGAGTTCTTCCTGCAGGGCGACAAGGAGCGCGAGTCGGGCATGGACATCAGTCCCATGTGCGATCGCCACAACGCCACCATCGAGAAGTCGCAGGTGGGCTTCATCGACTATATCGTCCACCCGCTGTGGGAGACCTGGGCGGACCTGGTGCACCCGGACGCCCAGGACATACTCGACACGCTTGAAGAGAACAGAGACTACTACCAGAGCATGATACCGCCCTCGCCGCCGCCGTCGGGGGTCGATGAGAATCCGCAGGAGGACAGGATACGCTTTCAA GTAACCCTGGAGGAGTCCGACCAGGAGAACCTCGCCGAGCTGGAGGAGGGCGACGAGAGTGGCGGCGAGAGCACCACCACCGGAACAACCGGAACCACCGCCGCCTCCGCGCTGGGCGGGGCTGGGGGCGGTGGCGGTGCtggcgggggcgtggcacccagGACGGGTGGCTGCCAAAACCAACCGCAGCACGGTGGAATGTGA
- the dnc gene encoding 3',5'-cyclic-AMP phosphodiesterase isoform X13: protein MVLFSLFLAMHQRVSETCTLHGEDLIVTPFAQILASLRSVRNNLLSLTNVPASNKRPNQSSSASRSGNPSGAPLSQGEEAYTRLATDTIEELDWCLDQLETIQTHRSVSDMASLKFKRMLNKELSHFSESSRSGNQISEYICSTFLDKQQEFDLPSLRVEDNPELVAANAAASGQQSAGQYARSRSPRGPPMSQISGVKRPLSHTNSFTGERLPTFGVETPRENELGTLLGELDTWGIQIFSIGEFSVNRPLTSVAYTIFQSRELLTSLMIPPKTFLNFMTTLEDHYVKDNPFHNSLHAADVTQSTNVLLNTPALEGVFTPLEVGGALFAACIHDVDHPGLTNQFLVNSSSELALMYNDESVLENHHLAVAFKLLQNQGCDIFCNMQKKQRQTLRKMVIDIVLSTDMSKHMSLLADLKTMVETKKVAGSGVLLLDNYTDRIQVLENLVHCADLSNPTKPLPLYKRWVALLMEEFFLQGDKERESGMDISPMCDRHNATIEKSQVGFIDYIVHPLWETWADLVHPDAQDILDTLEENRDYYQSMIPPSPPPSGVDENPQEDRIRFQVTLEESDQENLAELEEGDESGGESTTTGTTGTTAASALGGAGGGGGAGGGVAPRTGGCQNQPQHGGM, encoded by the exons ATGGTCTTGTTTTCGCTGTTTTTGGCAATGCATCAAAGAGTCTCTGAAACTTGTACGCT ccaTGGCGAGGATCTCATTGTGACGCCTTTCGCCCAAATTTTAGCCAGCTTACGTTCAGTGCGCAACAATTTATTAAGTCTGACAAATGTTCCAGCATCAAACAA GCGGCCCAACCAATCCTCGTCGGCCTCCCGATCGGGAAATCCCTCGGGAGCCCCGCTGTCCCAGGGCGAGGAGGCCTACACCCGCCTGGCCACCGACACCATCGAGGAGCTGGACTGGTGCCTCGACCAGCTGGAGACCATCCAGACCCATCGCAGCGTCTCCGACATGGCTTCGCTCAAG TTCAAACGCATGCTCAACAAGGAGCTGTCACACTTCAGCGAGTCCAGCAGATCGGGAAATCAGATTTCCGAGTACATTTGTTCCACATTTTTGG ACAAGCAGCAGGAGTTCGACTTGCCGTCGCTGCGCGTGGAGGATAATCCGGAGCTGGTGGCCGCCAATGCCGCCGCCAGCGGCCAGCAGTCCGCTGGCCAGTACGCCCGCTCCCGCTCCCCCCGCGGCCCGCCCATGTCGCAGATCAGCGGCGTGAAGCGGCCCCTTTCGCACACCAACAGCTTCACCGGCGAACGGCTGCCCACCTTCGGCGTGGAGACGCCCAGGGAGAACGAGCTGGGCACCCTGCTCGGCGAACTGGACACCTGGGGCATCCAGATATTCAGCATCGGCGAGTTCAGCGTCAACCGACCGCTCACCAGTGTGGCATACACCATATTTCAG AGTAGAGAATTACTGACCAGTCTTATGATACCACCGAAAACTTTTCTTAACTTTATGACTACTCTGGAGGACCACTACGTCAAAGACAATCCGTTTCACAATTCGCTGCATGCCGCCGACGTGACCCAGAGCACCAATGTGCTACTCAATACACCGGCGCTGGAGGGCGTATTCACACCGCTCGAGGTGGGCGGGGCACTGTTCGCCGCTTGCATCCACGATGTTGATCATCCCGGCTTAACCAATCAGTTCTTGGTTAACTCAA GTTCCGAACTAGCATTAATGTACAATGACGAATCTGTTTTGGAAAATCATCATTTAGCTGTTGCCTTTAAATTATTGCAAAATCAAGGATGTGATATATTCTGTAATATGCAAAA GAAACAACGCCAAACATTGAGGAAAATGGTTATTGATATTGTGCTGTCCACGGACATGTCCAAGCACATGAGTCTGCTGGCCGACCTGAAGACAATGGTGGAAACCAAGAAGGTGGCCGGCTCCGGAGTCCTGCTGCTGGACAACTACACCGATCGCATACAG gtGCTCGAGAATCTGGTGCACTGCGCCGATCTGAGCAATCCCACCAAGCCGCTGCCGCTTTACAAGCGCTGGGTGGCCCTGCTCATGGAGGAGTTCTTCCTGCAGGGCGACAAGGAGCGCGAGTCGGGCATGGACATCAGTCCCATGTGCGATCGCCACAACGCCACCATCGAGAAGTCGCAGGTGGGCTTCATCGACTATATCGTCCACCCGCTGTGGGAGACCTGGGCGGACCTGGTGCACCCGGACGCCCAGGACATACTCGACACGCTTGAAGAGAACAGAGACTACTACCAGAGCATGATACCGCCCTCGCCGCCGCCGTCGGGGGTCGATGAGAATCCGCAGGAGGACAGGATACGCTTTCAA GTAACCCTGGAGGAGTCCGACCAGGAGAACCTCGCCGAGCTGGAGGAGGGCGACGAGAGTGGCGGCGAGAGCACCACCACCGGAACAACCGGAACCACCGCCGCCTCCGCGCTGGGCGGGGCTGGGGGCGGTGGCGGTGCtggcgggggcgtggcacccagGACGGGTGGCTGCCAAAACCAACCGCAGCACGGTGGAATGTGA
- the dnc gene encoding 3',5'-cyclic-AMP phosphodiesterase isoform X12, translating to MVLFSLFLAMHQRVSETCTLHGEDLIVTPFAQILASLRSVRNNLLSLTNVPASNKSRRPNQSSSASRSGNPSGAPLSQGEEAYTRLATDTIEELDWCLDQLETIQTHRSVSDMASLKFKRMLNKELSHFSESSRSGNQISEYICSTFLDKQQEFDLPSLRVEDNPELVAANAAASGQQSAGQYARSRSPRGPPMSQISGVKRPLSHTNSFTGERLPTFGVETPRENELGTLLGELDTWGIQIFSIGEFSVNRPLTSVAYTIFQSRELLTSLMIPPKTFLNFMTTLEDHYVKDNPFHNSLHAADVTQSTNVLLNTPALEGVFTPLEVGGALFAACIHDVDHPGLTNQFLVNSSSELALMYNDESVLENHHLAVAFKLLQNQGCDIFCNMQKKQRQTLRKMVIDIVLSTDMSKHMSLLADLKTMVETKKVAGSGVLLLDNYTDRIQVLENLVHCADLSNPTKPLPLYKRWVALLMEEFFLQGDKERESGMDISPMCDRHNATIEKSQVGFIDYIVHPLWETWADLVHPDAQDILDTLEENRDYYQSMIPPSPPPSGVDENPQEDRIRFQVTLEESDQENLAELEEGDESGGESTTTGTTGTTAASALGGAGGGGGAGGGVAPRTGGCQNQPQHGGM from the exons ATGGTCTTGTTTTCGCTGTTTTTGGCAATGCATCAAAGAGTCTCTGAAACTTGTACGCT ccaTGGCGAGGATCTCATTGTGACGCCTTTCGCCCAAATTTTAGCCAGCTTACGTTCAGTGCGCAACAATTTATTAAGTCTGACAAATGTTCCAGCATCAAACAA ATCCAGGCGGCCCAACCAATCCTCGTCGGCCTCCCGATCGGGAAATCCCTCGGGAGCCCCGCTGTCCCAGGGCGAGGAGGCCTACACCCGCCTGGCCACCGACACCATCGAGGAGCTGGACTGGTGCCTCGACCAGCTGGAGACCATCCAGACCCATCGCAGCGTCTCCGACATGGCTTCGCTCAAG TTCAAACGCATGCTCAACAAGGAGCTGTCACACTTCAGCGAGTCCAGCAGATCGGGAAATCAGATTTCCGAGTACATTTGTTCCACATTTTTGG ACAAGCAGCAGGAGTTCGACTTGCCGTCGCTGCGCGTGGAGGATAATCCGGAGCTGGTGGCCGCCAATGCCGCCGCCAGCGGCCAGCAGTCCGCTGGCCAGTACGCCCGCTCCCGCTCCCCCCGCGGCCCGCCCATGTCGCAGATCAGCGGCGTGAAGCGGCCCCTTTCGCACACCAACAGCTTCACCGGCGAACGGCTGCCCACCTTCGGCGTGGAGACGCCCAGGGAGAACGAGCTGGGCACCCTGCTCGGCGAACTGGACACCTGGGGCATCCAGATATTCAGCATCGGCGAGTTCAGCGTCAACCGACCGCTCACCAGTGTGGCATACACCATATTTCAG AGTAGAGAATTACTGACCAGTCTTATGATACCACCGAAAACTTTTCTTAACTTTATGACTACTCTGGAGGACCACTACGTCAAAGACAATCCGTTTCACAATTCGCTGCATGCCGCCGACGTGACCCAGAGCACCAATGTGCTACTCAATACACCGGCGCTGGAGGGCGTATTCACACCGCTCGAGGTGGGCGGGGCACTGTTCGCCGCTTGCATCCACGATGTTGATCATCCCGGCTTAACCAATCAGTTCTTGGTTAACTCAA GTTCCGAACTAGCATTAATGTACAATGACGAATCTGTTTTGGAAAATCATCATTTAGCTGTTGCCTTTAAATTATTGCAAAATCAAGGATGTGATATATTCTGTAATATGCAAAA GAAACAACGCCAAACATTGAGGAAAATGGTTATTGATATTGTGCTGTCCACGGACATGTCCAAGCACATGAGTCTGCTGGCCGACCTGAAGACAATGGTGGAAACCAAGAAGGTGGCCGGCTCCGGAGTCCTGCTGCTGGACAACTACACCGATCGCATACAG gtGCTCGAGAATCTGGTGCACTGCGCCGATCTGAGCAATCCCACCAAGCCGCTGCCGCTTTACAAGCGCTGGGTGGCCCTGCTCATGGAGGAGTTCTTCCTGCAGGGCGACAAGGAGCGCGAGTCGGGCATGGACATCAGTCCCATGTGCGATCGCCACAACGCCACCATCGAGAAGTCGCAGGTGGGCTTCATCGACTATATCGTCCACCCGCTGTGGGAGACCTGGGCGGACCTGGTGCACCCGGACGCCCAGGACATACTCGACACGCTTGAAGAGAACAGAGACTACTACCAGAGCATGATACCGCCCTCGCCGCCGCCGTCGGGGGTCGATGAGAATCCGCAGGAGGACAGGATACGCTTTCAA GTAACCCTGGAGGAGTCCGACCAGGAGAACCTCGCCGAGCTGGAGGAGGGCGACGAGAGTGGCGGCGAGAGCACCACCACCGGAACAACCGGAACCACCGCCGCCTCCGCGCTGGGCGGGGCTGGGGGCGGTGGCGGTGCtggcgggggcgtggcacccagGACGGGTGGCTGCCAAAACCAACCGCAGCACGGTGGAATGTGA
- the dnc gene encoding 3',5'-cyclic-AMP phosphodiesterase, isoforms N/G isoform X7: MIATLFIIFAFIRAFPWSRKRGRPALALTLVPDDQDRDRDQKGENNNRPRPSISLGQGEGMAPRTRRKSSKFHEVTFSGSVGGGESDGGGEVTNGGPSSLEISPNKRHSLSTTSNSSSAPYRYLSGSSRSRGSRGDCHEYYQLQQQSTSSLSNGGGNRRALSQRSDTMATEAEGEEFEVDPMDEDDEEDETYDRETEEFYSNIQDATGTGGSSQSRSKRSSLFSRSDSSATTTSSSGGGSGTFTGGKRRSAASILSSSMCSDLMTSDRRSSTATEYSVRSVTTGNAGGNTQRRSSGRIRRYVSRMTIAGARRRTTGSFDVENGQGARSPLEGGSPSAGLVLQNLPQRRESFLYRSDSDFEMSPKSMSRNSSIASESHGEDLIVTPFAQILASLRSVRNNLLSLTNVPASNKSRRPNQSSSASRSGNPSGAPLSQGEEAYTRLATDTIEELDWCLDQLETIQTHRSVSDMASLKFKRMLNKELSHFSESSRSGNQISEYICSTFLDKQQEFDLPSLRVEDNPELVAANAAASGQQSAGQYARSRSPRGPPMSQISGVKRPLSHTNSFTGERLPTFGVETPRENELGTLLGELDTWGIQIFSIGEFSVNRPLTSVAYTIFQSRELLTSLMIPPKTFLNFMTTLEDHYVKDNPFHNSLHAADVTQSTNVLLNTPALEGVFTPLEVGGALFAACIHDVDHPGLTNQFLVNSSSELALMYNDESVLENHHLAVAFKLLQNQGCDIFCNMQKKQRQTLRKMVIDIVLSTDMSKHMSLLADLKTMVETKKVAGSGVLLLDNYTDRIQVLENLVHCADLSNPTKPLPLYKRWVALLMEEFFLQGDKERESGMDISPMCDRHNATIEKSQVGFIDYIVHPLWETWADLVHPDAQDILDTLEENRDYYQSMIPPSPPPSGVDENPQEDRIRFQVTLEESDQENLAELEEGDESGGESTTTGTTGTTAASALGGAGGGGGAGGGVAPRTGGCQNQPQHGGM; encoded by the exons ATGATAGCCACGCTGTTCATCATCTTTGCATTCATACGGGCCTTTCCCTGGAGCAGAAAGCGAGGTCGCCCCGCCTTGGCCTTGACCTTGGTACCAGACGATCAAGATCGCGATCGGGATCAAAAGGGTGAGAACAACAATCGGCCGAGACCCTCGATTTCGCTGGGACAGGGCGAGGGAATGGCGCCGCGCACTCGTCGCAAATCCTCCAAATTCCACGAGGTCACCTTCAGCGGCAGCGTGGGCGGCGGCGAAAGCGATGGCGGTGGCGAGGTCACCAACGGCGGTCCTTCCAGCCTCGAAATAAGTCCCAACAAACGGCACTCGCTGAGCACCACCAGCAACTCCAGTTCGGCACCCTATCGCTATCTCAGCGGGAGCAGCAGATCCCGGGGCTCCCGAGGCGATTGCCACGAGTACTaccaactgcaacagcaatcGACATCCTCGCTATCGAATGGCGGAGGGAATCGGCGGGCACTCAGCCAGCGCAGCGATACGATGGCCACCGAGGCGGAGGGCGAGGAGTTCGAGGTGGATCCCATggacgaggacgacgaggaggacgagACTTATGACAGGGAGACGGAAGAGTTCTACAGCAATATCCAGGATGCCACGGGCACCGGTGGCTCGTCGCAGAGTCGCAGCAAGAGATCCTCGCTCTTCTCCAGATCGGATAGCTCCGCCACTACCACATCCTCgagcggcggcggcagtggAACCTTCACCGGCGGCAAGCGGAGATCCGCCGCCTCCATTCTGTCCTCATCGATGTGCTCCGACCTGATGACCAGCGATCGGCGGAGCTCCACGGCCACCGAGTACAGTGTGAGGTCGGTGACCACCGGCAATGCTGGCGGAAATACGCAGCGCAGGTCGAGCGGACGGATTCGGAGATATGTGTCACGGATGACGATCGCCGGAGCGAGAAGACGCACAACGGGCAG TTTCGATGTAGAAAATGGCCAGGGCGCTCGATCACCGCTCGAGGGCGGCTCTCCCAGCGCCGGTTTGGTTCTACAGAATTTGCCGCAGCGTCGCGAATCGTTTCTATATCGCTCCGATTCCGACTTTGAGATGTCGCCCAAGTCCATGTCTCGAAACTCAAGCATCGCTAGCGAAAG ccaTGGCGAGGATCTCATTGTGACGCCTTTCGCCCAAATTTTAGCCAGCTTACGTTCAGTGCGCAACAATTTATTAAGTCTGACAAATGTTCCAGCATCAAACAA ATCCAGGCGGCCCAACCAATCCTCGTCGGCCTCCCGATCGGGAAATCCCTCGGGAGCCCCGCTGTCCCAGGGCGAGGAGGCCTACACCCGCCTGGCCACCGACACCATCGAGGAGCTGGACTGGTGCCTCGACCAGCTGGAGACCATCCAGACCCATCGCAGCGTCTCCGACATGGCTTCGCTCAAG TTCAAACGCATGCTCAACAAGGAGCTGTCACACTTCAGCGAGTCCAGCAGATCGGGAAATCAGATTTCCGAGTACATTTGTTCCACATTTTTGG ACAAGCAGCAGGAGTTCGACTTGCCGTCGCTGCGCGTGGAGGATAATCCGGAGCTGGTGGCCGCCAATGCCGCCGCCAGCGGCCAGCAGTCCGCTGGCCAGTACGCCCGCTCCCGCTCCCCCCGCGGCCCGCCCATGTCGCAGATCAGCGGCGTGAAGCGGCCCCTTTCGCACACCAACAGCTTCACCGGCGAACGGCTGCCCACCTTCGGCGTGGAGACGCCCAGGGAGAACGAGCTGGGCACCCTGCTCGGCGAACTGGACACCTGGGGCATCCAGATATTCAGCATCGGCGAGTTCAGCGTCAACCGACCGCTCACCAGTGTGGCATACACCATATTTCAG AGTAGAGAATTACTGACCAGTCTTATGATACCACCGAAAACTTTTCTTAACTTTATGACTACTCTGGAGGACCACTACGTCAAAGACAATCCGTTTCACAATTCGCTGCATGCCGCCGACGTGACCCAGAGCACCAATGTGCTACTCAATACACCGGCGCTGGAGGGCGTATTCACACCGCTCGAGGTGGGCGGGGCACTGTTCGCCGCTTGCATCCACGATGTTGATCATCCCGGCTTAACCAATCAGTTCTTGGTTAACTCAA GTTCCGAACTAGCATTAATGTACAATGACGAATCTGTTTTGGAAAATCATCATTTAGCTGTTGCCTTTAAATTATTGCAAAATCAAGGATGTGATATATTCTGTAATATGCAAAA GAAACAACGCCAAACATTGAGGAAAATGGTTATTGATATTGTGCTGTCCACGGACATGTCCAAGCACATGAGTCTGCTGGCCGACCTGAAGACAATGGTGGAAACCAAGAAGGTGGCCGGCTCCGGAGTCCTGCTGCTGGACAACTACACCGATCGCATACAG gtGCTCGAGAATCTGGTGCACTGCGCCGATCTGAGCAATCCCACCAAGCCGCTGCCGCTTTACAAGCGCTGGGTGGCCCTGCTCATGGAGGAGTTCTTCCTGCAGGGCGACAAGGAGCGCGAGTCGGGCATGGACATCAGTCCCATGTGCGATCGCCACAACGCCACCATCGAGAAGTCGCAGGTGGGCTTCATCGACTATATCGTCCACCCGCTGTGGGAGACCTGGGCGGACCTGGTGCACCCGGACGCCCAGGACATACTCGACACGCTTGAAGAGAACAGAGACTACTACCAGAGCATGATACCGCCCTCGCCGCCGCCGTCGGGGGTCGATGAGAATCCGCAGGAGGACAGGATACGCTTTCAA GTAACCCTGGAGGAGTCCGACCAGGAGAACCTCGCCGAGCTGGAGGAGGGCGACGAGAGTGGCGGCGAGAGCACCACCACCGGAACAACCGGAACCACCGCCGCCTCCGCGCTGGGCGGGGCTGGGGGCGGTGGCGGTGCtggcgggggcgtggcacccagGACGGGTGGCTGCCAAAACCAACCGCAGCACGGTGGAATGTGA